A stretch of Aerococcaceae bacterium zg-252 DNA encodes these proteins:
- the ugpC gene encoding sn-glycerol-3-phosphate ABC transporter ATP-binding protein UgpC, with amino-acid sequence MVEMKLKGIHKKYEGADFYSVTDFNLDIQDREFIVFVGPSGCGKSTTLRMIAGLEDISEGELWIGDTLMNDVAPKDRDIAMVFQNYALYPHMTVFDNMAFGLKLRKYPKDEIKSRVENAAEILGLTQYLDRKPAALSGGQRQRVALGRAIVRDAKVFLMDEPLSNLDAKLRVQMRAEIAKLHQRLNTTTIYVTHDQTEAMTMASRIVIMKDGIIQQIGSPQEVYNTPNNVFVAGFIGSPAMNFFKVTLNDGVISNHQGLELKITEPQRKLLEERGFNGKQIIFGIRPEDIQSEQVFLDANPGSIVRSEVVVSELLGAETMLYSKVGDTEFIARVDARDFHNPGEVIELGFNMNKAHFFDAESERVIRADMM; translated from the coding sequence ATGGTAGAAATGAAACTTAAAGGTATTCATAAAAAATATGAAGGTGCTGATTTTTATTCAGTAACAGACTTCAACTTAGATATTCAAGATCGTGAATTTATCGTATTCGTAGGCCCTTCAGGTTGTGGTAAATCAACTACATTACGTATGATTGCTGGTTTGGAAGATATTTCTGAAGGTGAATTATGGATTGGCGATACATTAATGAATGATGTAGCACCAAAAGATCGTGACATCGCAATGGTATTCCAAAACTATGCGTTATATCCTCACATGACAGTATTTGATAACATGGCTTTCGGTTTAAAATTACGTAAATATCCAAAAGATGAAATCAAGTCACGTGTAGAAAATGCTGCGGAAATCTTAGGCTTAACTCAATACTTAGATCGTAAACCAGCTGCTTTATCTGGTGGTCAACGTCAACGTGTTGCCTTAGGTCGTGCAATCGTTCGTGATGCTAAAGTATTCTTAATGGATGAGCCTTTATCAAACTTAGATGCTAAATTACGTGTACAAATGCGTGCTGAAATCGCTAAATTACACCAACGTTTAAATACAACGACTATTTACGTAACACATGACCAAACTGAAGCGATGACAATGGCAAGCCGTATCGTTATTATGAAAGACGGTATTATCCAACAAATCGGATCACCTCAAGAAGTGTACAATACACCAAATAACGTATTCGTAGCAGGTTTCATTGGTTCACCTGCAATGAACTTCTTCAAAGTAACATTGAATGACGGTGTCATTTCAAATCATCAAGGTTTAGAATTAAAAATTACAGAACCACAACGTAAATTATTAGAAGAACGTGGTTTCAATGGAAAACAAATTATTTTCGGTATCCGTCCTGAAGATATTCAATCAGAACAAGTATTCTTAGATGCTAACCCTGGTTCAATTGTTCGTTCAGAAGTTGTCGTTTCAGAGTTATTAGGTGCTGAAACAATGCTTTACTCAAAAGTTGGGGATACAGAATTTATCGCTCGTGTTGACGCTCGTGACTTCCACAACCCAGGTGAAGTAATTGAATTAGGTTTCAACATGAACAAAGCTCACTTCTTTGACGCAGAATCAGAACGTGTTATTCGTGCTGACATGATGTAA